The following are encoded together in the Balaenoptera acutorostrata chromosome 9, mBalAcu1.1, whole genome shotgun sequence genome:
- the LOC103016116 gene encoding phospholipase A and acyltransferase 3 — translation MRAPMPEPQPGDLIEIFRPFYRHWAVYVGDGYVIHLAPPSEIAGAGMASAMSALADKAIVKKDRLCDVAGRDRYQVNNKHDGKYAPLPPNKIVQRAEELVGQEVLYKLTSENCEHFVNELRYGVPRSDQVRDAIKVAGIAGVGLAAMGLIGIMFSRNKKQKQ, via the exons CCAGAGCCCCAGCCTGGAGACCTGATCGAGATTTTCCGCCCTTTCTACAGACACTGGGCCGTCTACGTTGGCGATGGATATGTGATCCACCTGGCCCCCCCAA GTGAAATCGCGGGAGCTGGTATGGCCAGTGCCATGTCTGCGCTGGCCGACAAGGCCATAGTGAAGAAGGATCGGCTGTGCGACGTGGCCGGGAGAGACCGGTACCAGGTCAACAATAAGCACGATGGCAAGTACGCGCCGTTGCCTCCCAACAAAATTGTCCAGCGGGCGGAGGAGCTGGTGGGCCAGGAAGTTCTCTACAAGCTGACCAGCGAGAACTGCGAGCACTTCGTCAACGAGCTGCGCTACGGGGTCCCCCGCAGTGACCAG gTCAGAGATGCCATCAAGGTAGCTGGCATCGCAGGAGTGGGCCTGGCAGCCATGGGCCTCATTGGAATCATgttctcaagaaacaagaaacaaaagcaatga